A genomic stretch from Corynebacterium faecale includes:
- a CDS encoding cobyric acid synthase, with the protein MAEGLAVLIAGTTSDAGKSVITAGLCRAFARAGLKVAPFKAQNMSNNSMVTPDGGEIGRAQALQALACGLEPSVAFNPILLKPGSDQRSQLVIMGRAEGEVGARDYIHHRHDLRGIAAAQLAELRRRFDIVICEGAGSPAEINLRATDVANFGLAQEARMPVYIVGDIDRGGVIAHLFGTHAIVSPEDRGLIQGFVINKFRGDQGLLDPGLIQLEELTGVETKAVIPYLDGIWIDAEDSLQSAVGRVVGPGGAQPLGTQRLTVAAIRLPRVSNATDVEALAAEPGVSVTWVQDVGQVSDADLVIIPGTRATVADLAWLRAQGLDRALMERAAENRPILGLCGGYQMMARSITDAVESTSSSPVAGLGLFHVHITFVQEKTLINHGDGSYEVHHGQVSRHREQTWIEGEGARRQALFGTHRHGYLENDTARRRFLAEVAALAGKPGFVVSQDTSYEGIRLQQLDMIADALEKHWDLDQFLDEVSNPANVASNPDTM; encoded by the coding sequence TTGGCTGAAGGACTCGCCGTGCTGATCGCCGGCACCACCTCGGATGCCGGGAAGTCGGTGATCACGGCTGGTCTGTGCCGGGCGTTTGCCAGGGCCGGGTTGAAAGTGGCCCCCTTCAAGGCGCAGAACATGTCCAATAACTCCATGGTCACCCCAGACGGTGGAGAGATCGGCCGTGCCCAGGCCCTGCAGGCTCTCGCGTGCGGTCTGGAGCCGTCGGTGGCCTTTAACCCCATCCTGCTGAAACCGGGGTCTGATCAACGTTCACAGCTGGTGATCATGGGTAGGGCTGAGGGCGAGGTGGGGGCCCGGGACTATATTCACCACCGACATGATCTGCGGGGGATTGCCGCCGCACAATTGGCAGAACTACGCAGACGCTTCGATATTGTGATCTGTGAGGGGGCTGGCTCACCCGCTGAGATCAATCTCCGTGCCACGGATGTGGCTAATTTCGGGCTGGCGCAGGAAGCCAGGATGCCTGTGTACATCGTCGGTGACATCGACCGGGGTGGTGTGATCGCACACCTCTTCGGCACCCATGCGATCGTGTCCCCGGAGGACCGCGGCTTGATCCAGGGTTTTGTGATCAATAAATTCCGTGGGGATCAGGGCCTGTTGGATCCCGGATTGATCCAGCTGGAGGAACTCACCGGGGTGGAAACCAAAGCCGTCATCCCGTATCTCGACGGCATCTGGATCGACGCGGAGGATTCCCTGCAGTCAGCGGTGGGGCGTGTGGTCGGACCGGGTGGGGCGCAGCCCCTGGGCACCCAGCGGCTCACCGTTGCAGCGATCCGGCTGCCACGGGTCTCCAACGCCACGGATGTGGAGGCACTGGCCGCTGAACCCGGGGTCTCGGTGACCTGGGTTCAGGACGTGGGCCAGGTAAGTGATGCAGACCTGGTGATCATCCCGGGTACCCGTGCCACGGTTGCCGATCTGGCCTGGTTGCGCGCGCAGGGTCTTGACCGGGCCCTGATGGAGCGCGCGGCGGAGAACCGCCCCATTCTGGGGCTGTGCGGGGGCTATCAGATGATGGCCAGGTCAATCACGGACGCGGTGGAATCCACGTCCAGCTCGCCCGTGGCCGGGCTCGGGCTTTTCCACGTCCACATCACCTTCGTGCAGGAAAAAACCCTGATCAACCATGGTGACGGATCCTATGAGGTGCACCACGGACAGGTGAGCCGACACCGCGAACAAACCTGGATCGAGGGGGAGGGGGCGCGTCGACAAGCATTGTTTGGAACCCATCGACACGGCTACCTGGAAAATGACACGGCGCGTCGGAGGTTTCTCGCCGAGGTGGCGGCACTGGCGGGCAAACCGGGGTTTGTGGTCAGCCAGGACACCTCCTACGAGGGGATCCGCCTCCAGCAGTTGGACATGATCGCCGATGCCTTGGAAAAGCATTGGGACCTGGATCAATTCCTCGATGAGGTGAGTAACCCCGCAAATGTTGCCAGCAACCCTGACACCATGTAA